The genomic stretch CTTCATGATAGAGCTGATTGAAATAGCTGACCAAGACGATCCCGTTGAGTACCGCGATACCTAACAGTGCGATGAAGCCGACTGAAGCTGGCACTGACAGATATTCGCCAGTAACCCAAAGGGCAACGATACCGCCTACAAGTGCAAAAGGAATATTGCTAAGAATAAGCAGAGCCTGTCTGACGGATCCAAATGTCGAAAACAGCAGCACGAAAATCAAGCCAAGTGCGACTGGAACCACAATAGATAATCTCGCAGCAGCGCGCTGTTGATTCTCGAACTGCCCACCCCAAGTAATTGTGTAACCTTTGGGTAATTCGATATTTTTGGCAACCGAAGCCTTGGCCTCCTCAACAAAACCTACCAGATCCCTGTTACTCACGTTCGCAATTACTACGCCATATCGGCTACCCATTTCACGGTCAATTTTAACGGGGCCGTCCGCACGAACTAACTTGGCGACATCGCGCAGAGGAACAGACATTCCTGAAGGTGTAGTGATAATCAAAGCATCGAACTCCGCCGGTGAGGTACGAACACTTTTATCAGCACGAATCAAGATCGGCGTACGCTGATTGCCCTCGATCACAATGCCAGCTTGCTTACCTTCAATCTGAACTCTAAGTATGTTTTGAATGGTTTCAACATCAAGTCCTAATCGACCTGCTTGCAATCGGTCAATTTCGACTCGCAAGTATTGGACACCGTCATTTTGAACCGTATAAACGTCCTGGCTACCGTTGATTGTCTTCAGTAATTCTTCAATTTGGGTTCCGAGCTTATTGAGTGTGCCAAGGTCTGGGCCATATACCTTCACGGCCAAGTCGCCCCGAACACCAATAATCATTTCAGATACACGCATTTCGATAGGCTGAGTAAAGCTGTATTCGATACCAGGTAAATTATCTAGAACTTTACGAATCTCATTCAGCAAATCTTCCTTAGAGCTCATGCGCCACTGGTCTTTTGGCTTGAGCAGCAAATAGGTGTCAGTCTGATTGAGACCCATAGGATCCAAACCAATCTCATCAGAGCCAGCGCGAGCTACAACTCCTTTTATCTCTGGTATAGCCGTCATCAACGCCATTTGAATCTTTTTATCCAGCTCGGCAGTTTGCTCGAGACTGATGGATGGCAATTTCTCTATACCCACGATCAAGTCCCCTTCATCCATTGTAGGCATAAAGGTTTTACCGACTTGTGTGTACACAATCCCAGCGGCTAAAAGCATAACTGCAGCACCAACAAACACTACTTTTTGCTTCTGCATGCCCCAACTCAAAATCGGGTTATAGAGCCCTAGAAGCTTTCTCGCCAACCAAGGATCTTCATGCTTTACCTCTTTTAAAAAATAAGATGAAAGCACAGGTATAACAGTTAAGGAAAGCAGCAACGACCCTGCCAGTGCAAAAGCAATCGTCAGCGCTACAGGGACGAAAAACTTGCCCTCAAGGCCTTGTAGGGTCATTAGAGGGAGGAAAACAGTAATGATGATCAAGATACCAGAAGTTACAGGAACAGCGACTTCTCGAACGGCTCGGAATATGAGATGAAGCCTTGGAACTTTTCCACGAGACTCATCGGTAGCCAGTCGCTGCACGATGTTTTCAACAACGACCACTGCCGCGTCGACCAGCATCCCGATTGCAATTGCTAACCCCCCCAAGCTCATAAGGTTGGCAGACATATTAAATAGTCGCATAAGGATGAAAGTAATCAGCGCCGCAAGTGGCAGCACGAGCGCAACGGTCAAAGCCGCACGAATGTTCCCCAAAAATAGTGCAAGTAGAATGATGACGAGTACGGTTGCTTCAAGTAAAGCTTTGAAAACAGCACCGACAGCTTTA from Pseudomonas fluorescens encodes the following:
- a CDS encoding efflux RND transporter permease subunit; protein product: MILNKLIQFSLAQRLFIILVTVLISAAGWYAYRGLPIDAFPDVASTQVKIIMKAPGMTPEEVESRIAVPVEVEMLGIPNTKTLRSVTKYGLVDVTIDFQDGIDIFWARQQVAERLGNLSDSLPEGISGGMAPITTPLGEMFMFTVDGDSLSLVERRSLLDWVIRPALRTVPGVADVNSLGGLVRTFEVLPDPMKMAANKITLEQLSNALSINNRNDGAGRLAEGDEVLLVRSEGSINSLDDLKNIVVSATTGTPVRVSDIARVQIGTLTRYGVVTQNGTNEAVQGLVLGLAGSNAREVVKGVQDKLAELAPTLPAGISITSFYDRSSLVDKAVGAVFKALLEATVLVIILLALFLGNIRAALTVALVLPLAALITFILMRLFNMSANLMSLGGLAIAIGMLVDAAVVVVENIVQRLATDESRGKVPRLHLIFRAVREVAVPVTSGILIIITVFLPLMTLQGLEGKFFVPVALTIAFALAGSLLLSLTVIPVLSSYFLKEVKHEDPWLARKLLGLYNPILSWGMQKQKVVFVGAAVMLLAAGIVYTQVGKTFMPTMDEGDLIVGIEKLPSISLEQTAELDKKIQMALMTAIPEIKGVVARAGSDEIGLDPMGLNQTDTYLLLKPKDQWRMSSKEDLLNEIRKVLDNLPGIEYSFTQPIEMRVSEMIIGVRGDLAVKVYGPDLGTLNKLGTQIEELLKTINGSQDVYTVQNDGVQYLRVEIDRLQAGRLGLDVETIQNILRVQIEGKQAGIVIEGNQRTPILIRADKSVRTSPAEFDALIITTPSGMSVPLRDVAKLVRADGPVKIDREMGSRYGVVIANVSNRDLVGFVEEAKASVAKNIELPKGYTITWGGQFENQQRAAARLSIVVPVALGLIFVLLFSTFGSVRQALLILSNIPFALVGGIVALWVTGEYLSVPASVGFIALLGIAVLNGIVLVSYFNQLYHEGMAIKDVVIQGSRRRLRPVLMTASITAFGLVPLLFATGPGSEIQRPLAIVVIGGLITVTALTLLLLPILYLRFAHSKKESSNA